In the genome of Actinomycetota bacterium, the window GAGAAGCATCGCCACATCGCCGACAAGTAACGGAACGAACAGAACAGCAGACGCAATCATGCTCGCCCACAAGGTGAGGACAGCCACGAACTTGGTCCTTCGTCTCAGTCCCTTGCCTTCCAAGTAGTCGGCAATCTGGGGGCCAAAGACCGGATGACCGACCAGCCAGGCATGCAGCCTCTCCGAACTGCGAAGGAAGCAAGCCGCAGCCAGGAGAACGAACGGCGTGGTTGGGAGCACGGGCAGCGCCATGCCGAGCGCGCCGAGCCCGAGGAAGAACCACCCGAATGCCATCAGTGTGTACCTACGCACGTTGTCCTACCGCTTCCGAATAGGCCTCCATAACCTGGCGTGTGATAGGTCCGACCGTGCCGTCTGCGATCACGCGGTCATCGATCCGGACGATCGGAACCACACCGCGCACCGTCGAGGTGAGGAACGACTCGTCGGCGTCGAGTACCTCTTCCAGCGTGACGTCCCGGTAGACAATCTCAATCTGATCCTTCACGACGTCCAGCGCGAATGCCTTGATCGTCCCCGGCAGCACACCCTTGCCGGGTGCGTGGATCTGCCCGTTCTTGACAACCATGAAGCTGGCGGTCGCCGCCTCGGATATGAGCCCGCCGCTGTGGAAGAGCATATCGATGGCGCCGGCCTCATCGATTCGGTCGTGGTTGCTCAGCCACGTCAGGTAGCTCGTGGTCTTCGCAAGAGGGAACTCGCGTTGGTGTTCGTGCAGGACAAGCTTGCCGCCGTCCGTGTAGACCTCGGCGGGTAGCCGAAAGCTGTCGTGGGTGAGGATGAAGAAGGTAGGCGTAGCGGGGTCGTATCTCATCCCATCGGGAGACACGCCGCCCGAGAGTACGAGCCGGATGGTCGCTTCATCCTCGTGCGCGTTCAGCCCCAGCAGCTCGTCGATTGCAGCTGCGATCACTTCGTCTGTGTACGGGACAGCGAGGCCGATCTGAGCTGCCGAAGCGCGTAGCCTCTCCAGGTGCTCTGCGAGCAGGAACGGTCGTCCTTTCACAGTCTCTAGTAGGTCAAAGACGGCGAAGCCGCGCAGGATGCCGACATCGAATGGGGAGACGGTGGCATCCTCGGCGGGCAGGATCCGGCCGTTCAGGTACACGTGTTGCGTGGTCGGCATGGCGCTCCTCGGGATACTCGTCGTTTCCGGCGTGCACTACGGGTTGTTCCCGTACATCCTATCCGACAGGCTAGCGGTTCGCCGAGGGGTGAGCGGGATGGCCGCGCGGGCATGCTGGCGGCTCGATGGGTTTGGCAGGACGGGGTACAATCTCCACATCCCACGGGGGTTGGGGTGTCCGAGGTGTCCGTCGTGCCCGACCCTGCCAAGTTCTTCGACGCGCTCGCGCTCTCGCCGATCGCGGCCGCACAACACTATCCGATCCTGCTCGTCAGCAAGGACGCGATCCCGGCGGCCACGCAGAGCGTCATCGACCAGTTCGACCCCGAGACCGTGGTCGGCGGCGGCGGCCCCATGACGGTCTCCGCTACCGTGAAGAACTCGCTCGGCGCGCTGCGCTGGTACGGGAGCTCGCGCTACACGACGGCGATCACCGTTGCGAACAATGCGATCAGCCGGGGCTGGCTATCGGATTCCGCGGTGGGCATTGCGGCGAAGCTGCCGGATGCGCTCACCGGTGGTGGCGTGATCGGCCGAATGGGCGGGGTGCTCTTGCTCACGAACGGCGACACGCTCACGACCGAGACCGGCAACTGGATTGCCGCGCACAAGGGCAACATCACGAACTGCTACATCTTCGGCGGGCCTAACTCGGTGAAATCGGGCGTCGTGAGCGCGGTGAAGGCCAAGCTACAATAGGGGAGTCCCCGGCCTCGCCTACTGCTGGTGACCGACCCCAGGGTGACAGCGCATGCACACCGCGTCGAGAGAGTCGGCACTCAGGGCCACGGTCGACCACGTGGACTCCTCCGCGTCGTCGAAAGTGAACGCCTAGAAGCTTCATGTCGCCGGGTGGTCCCGAGTGCGGGAAGTCCGAGCGGACATCTGCCAAGGAGGACCGGTCGAGGGCGTAGTCCTCGGAGCCGTAGTGGCACCGCACACAGGGGTCGCTGCTTGATGCCGGAGCGAGCCCCGATCGGTGACACGTATAGCACTGGCCGGGGCCGCCCCCTGCATCGGGGAGAGGGCACGGGTGCGTGCGCTCGGCGTGCACGGTGCCGCCGAGCTCCGCTGGGGCTTCCTGCGCGCCTCCCAGCATAAGGTCGTGGCAGTCGGCGCACCACCACGACAGGGTGGAGGTGTCCACGCGTGTTCGGTCTTGCGCGAAGTCCTGCACCACCCAGCGCGGCCGGGTGGTGGCGACGCCGTTTGCCGTGTAGGTGCCATCAAACGAGCTCGTCGTGCTGAAGTTGACGCCTGCGCGCGCCGTGTTCTCGATTGCGTTCACGGGAGCTTGCTCGGGGTACGTGCCATCGGAGCGCGGAGCCTGCCCGACTGCGCCAGAGGGGCTGCGCCTCAGGAGCTTGTAGCCTGCCCCATCAGAGGATGCGTCGCCCGGTTGCCACAGCATCCGGGAGTTTCCATGGGGCTCGTGGCAGTTCACACACCGGAGCGAGACGGGGCCCACACGCAGCCAGCCGTCGCCGTCCTTGGCGGGAACGAGGCGGTACATCTGCGCGGGCTGCGGGTCGTAGCGGCGCACGACGATGGCGGAGCGCGTGATGCGCCCACGAGCATCCACGGTTTCGAGCCACACGGTTTCAGCATGCTGGGACGCGGATGAGCCGGGGATCTCCGGCGCGGCGCCCAGTGTGTGACCCGATGCGGCCATAATGCCTGCGGAATCAGCGTCGTAGACGGAGGTGCCGGAGTGCGTGGACTCAACGTGGCAGTAGATGCATGCGTCATCGGCGTAGTCCGGGCGCACGAGATCGTAGCCGCCGGCGACGGCGGCATGGCAAACGTCGCAGCGCCCCGACGTGGAGTAGCCTCCGTGTGGAGATATCGTTTGCAGCTCTTCGGCTGATGCTTGAAGCGGGCTGGATAGGAATGCTGCGAGTGCCACAAGGCAAGCGAGAGCGCGTAGCCCTCCGGTCATGCCGGAAACCGGTCCCCCTGCTCACGGTGAAATACCGCGAATCTCGTGCCCGTCGGCTCCCCCGAGTCGTCGGACCCCCTCATGTGTGTGAGCGCATACTAGCGCAGGACGGGGCTGCGTGGGGCGAGTCTGAACAAGGCTGAGGTGGAGAGAGTGCGGCTGTGCCGCTCCTTCGGCGCTACTCGTTCGGGGCCTCCGACGCCGCGAGAATCCTGTCAGCCGTGCTCCGGGAAGTCTGACCGAGGAGGCGGGTGTCCGGGCGCTCTACGCGCCGATATGGGTCCCGAGCACGGTTCTACGCAAGTGTTCTGCGTATGTACTCCAGCTCCGCGTCGCCCTCAGGCTCGAGTTCGAAGTCGAGCTGCCCGATCTCGACGATGGCACCCGTACGCTCGTTGTGGATCCAGATCATCGTTTCGTTGGCGATGAGCTCCACACGGTAGGCGGGCTCCGGGAACAGATCTGCCAGCCGCTCGGCCCGATGCTCCATGTCTGCGTTCACTGTCGTCACCTTCTTTCGACATGCGAAGACAGGGAATACGGTGTACGTGCCCGCCGCACTGGGACCTAAACTTCTACGAGGTCAATCGCATGGGGAGGATCGATTCGCAGCTTCTACCGATAACACGATGTGAATGCGGTCACGAGTGCAACCGCTCGTGACACAAGATCTGTCCGTGGGGAGGGTCCGCTCCGCTCGCCCCATGATCGCTCGGTGGGCGCGTGCGCTTGTCCAAGACTGAACAACTGTTTAGACTACTGAACATGAGTTCAACCAAGACTGACGACCGCACAACCAAGGCACGCATCCGGGATGCGGCGATCACCTGTGTCGCCGAGCACGGTGTTGCGGCCATGACGGCGCGCAATGTGGCCAAGACCGCCGGAGTGTCTCCCGGGCTCGTGATTCACCACTTCGGGTCGATGGAGGATCTTCGCGCGGCGTGCGATGAGAGTGTTGCCGCACGCATCCGGCGAATCAAGGAGGATGCGGCGGCAGCAGGCGTGGCCATGGATCCGATGGAGGCACTCAAGCAGCAGTCCGAGGGTCCCTCGTTGACCAGGTACCTCGCACAAGTTCTCACAGACAGTTCTCCTCGTGTCGATGCGCTCGTCGACGAACTGGTCGCTGACGCCGTCGACTACTCGGAGCAGATGGTGGAGTCGGGCTTGATGAAGCCCACCGCGTACCCACAGGGCCGCGCGGCGATCCTGGTTATGTGGTCGCTCGGCAACCTGGTGCTCGGTCGCCACCTGGAGCGGCTGCTCGGTGTCGACGTCACAGAGACACCCGAGGATCCGACCACGGCGAGCGCCTATCTGGCCCCGACCCTGGAGTTGATGCACGACGGAGTGATGACGGATGCTTCATTCGAGCTGATGCGAGATGCCTTCGTCACGGGCGAAGCAATCTCTGACGAGGGGAAGGGAGCGGCTTCATGAGCAGTGTCACCATCAAGACCGAGGGCCTCACCAAGCACTACGGAAAGGTCGAGGCTCTGGTTGGTCTGAATCTCGAAATCGCGGGGGGTGAGATCTTCGGGTTCCTTGGCCCTAACGGGGCGGGCAAGACGACCACGATCCGCACGATGATGGACGAGATCAGGCCGACCTCCGGCAAGGCCTCGATTCTGGGGATGGACACGCACGAGAAGTCCGTTGAGATCCGCACGCACATCGGCTATCTGCCAGGCGATCTGGCGATGTACCCGAACCTCACCGG includes:
- a CDS encoding YbaN family protein; translated protein: MAFGWFFLGLGALGMALPVLPTTPFVLLAAACFLRSSERLHAWLVGHPVFGPQIADYLEGKGLRRRTKFVAVLTLWASMIASAVLFVPLLVGDVAMLLTAAGVTIYLLRLPTAPAS
- a CDS encoding TetR family transcriptional regulator — its product is MSSTKTDDRTTKARIRDAAITCVAEHGVAAMTARNVAKTAGVSPGLVIHHFGSMEDLRAACDESVAARIRRIKEDAAAAGVAMDPMEALKQQSEGPSLTRYLAQVLTDSSPRVDALVDELVADAVDYSEQMVESGLMKPTAYPQGRAAILVMWSLGNLVLGRHLERLLGVDVTETPEDPTTASAYLAPTLELMHDGVMTDASFELMRDAFVTGEAISDEGKGAAS
- a CDS encoding aminotransferase class IV yields the protein MPTTQHVYLNGRILPAEDATVSPFDVGILRGFAVFDLLETVKGRPFLLAEHLERLRASAAQIGLAVPYTDEVIAAAIDELLGLNAHEDEATIRLVLSGGVSPDGMRYDPATPTFFILTHDSFRLPAEVYTDGGKLVLHEHQREFPLAKTTSYLTWLSNHDRIDEAGAIDMLFHSGGLISEAATASFMVVKNGQIHAPGKGVLPGTIKAFALDVVKDQIEIVYRDVTLEEVLDADESFLTSTVRGVVPIVRIDDRVIADGTVGPITRQVMEAYSEAVGQRA
- a CDS encoding cell wall-binding repeat-containing protein, translating into MSEVSVVPDPAKFFDALALSPIAAAQHYPILLVSKDAIPAATQSVIDQFDPETVVGGGGPMTVSATVKNSLGALRWYGSSRYTTAITVANNAISRGWLSDSAVGIAAKLPDALTGGGVIGRMGGVLLLTNGDTLTTETGNWIAAHKGNITNCYIFGGPNSVKSGVVSAVKAKLQ